The Biomphalaria glabrata chromosome 7, xgBioGlab47.1, whole genome shotgun sequence region CTTAGCCGAATTAGATCTCGATTTGTACTGGGTCAATATGATTTAGCTCATGTaaacactagatctaaaatagacAGTACATGAAattatgtccttttttttattcaccaGCTTAAGTCATGGCTCCCAAAAGAAACAACATTGTTCCCAATGGCCACTTCCACAAGGATTGGCAAGGTATGGTCAAGACATGGTTTAACCAGCCCATGAGAAAGAAGCGAAGGAGGGCTGCCAGAGCTGCTAAAGCAGCCGCTATTGCTCCAAGGCCTGTAGCTGGACTTCTGAGACCTATTGTCCGATGCCCAACTTTCAAATACAACACTAAAGTGAGGCTTGGACGTGGATTTACTTTGGATGAATTAAAGGTATTGTATCCATTTCCACAAGACGTGACAAGATATGGAATCTTAACTTACTGATTGTGTTAGAAGTCAATAAGTTTTTTTAAGACAGGTAGAATGGATTCTGAACTTTCTTTTcccatttttctattttttttttactgtattaTTTCATTTCAGTCTGCTGGAATCAACAAGAAAACTGCCAGAACTATTGGTATTGCTGTTGATTACAGGAGGAGAAACCTTTCCATTGAGTCACAGCAGCAAAATGTGCAGAGATTAAAGGAGTACAAGACTAAATTAGTTATTTTCCCTCGTAAAGAAGGCAAACCAGTTAAGGGTGATGCTTCTGTAAGTATTTGTTTCagttctattcttttttttttttttcaaataagcTTTTAAGATATGGACTTTTTAGTGAGCTGAAATCTTTGTGTGCCCATTACTGGAAAAGCGTATACGTCTAAAAACTATGGTATTTTGTGTTTGAAAATAAAGTGTCTTAGtgtttcatttattaattatattcaATCAAAATGGATTTATAATATATCTTTGGATGGCACGTCATAATTATTCCAGCGTTGGCTtctttttaattagtttaagaATGGCTGGCTATGTATGTTAATTTTATGTTTGACaactaaattaaaacattcgGTAACCTTTTGAACTGCACAATTTATGTGTAACCGATATTCTtgaacgttgttttttttttttttttttttttttttttttttttttttgaaatgctCTTACATTCCCTCTATTCACTTAAGATTTTCTGCACAGCTTGTTCAATCACAGGCCATACACTCATACACAAGCCATTTAACAGTTCAAGTCTAATCATTCTTtatcttgtattttaacatttttcaaatccttttttttttatatatgtattaatTAGAAAGGCAATTCAACATAATTatagttaaatattttaaaatcttcttttttttttttttttaatgtatatataatcTACTTATTGCTTATAAAAAGTTCTAATATAAACAATTAAATGctcaataaatatttgtgtgttaACATAAGAGAATGTGATGTAATGCTTAGCTATTTTAGAATATGAATGCTTACTAACACacctgttttacatgtttcggatgttccttcagagttgaagatagtttacttcctagtccaaacctcccacatgACAACGGGGggtgggagtgggcagggtttgaacccgggacgaTCGATACatctgaacaacagtccagcgcgcaaaccgcatgaccaggcagccatccaattacTGACTGGTTATACTGCTTTTTGGATAATTTCCAAAATGGTTGCTACGCCAGTGTACATATTTTTCATTACTTGACCATTTCGTTAAAAAAGTCAGAACCTAAAAATTAGCAACCATCGTAATTAAACCACATGGCTACTGCCATGTGTTTACATTGAATTGGTatggttttacttgaaaatttTCCTAAAATTGGCTATAAACCTGAACCAACCACCTAAAATGTAGGTCTAGGCTTGTTGTAATAAGCCTTTTTGATCAATGTTTTAGTTGATTTCGACTCTGGGGAGTCAAAATTTTATTCAGGTTTTCAATTGAAAGATACTGTGAGAGATtgataagggaaaaaaaaattttcattagatctagaatttgaTAGTAAGAAAAGGGGCATAGCCCTTTAGAGCTGGGAAC contains the following coding sequences:
- the LOC106071408 gene encoding 60S ribosomal protein L13 — translated: MAPKRNNIVPNGHFHKDWQGMVKTWFNQPMRKKRRRAARAAKAAAIAPRPVAGLLRPIVRCPTFKYNTKVRLGRGFTLDELKSAGINKKTARTIGIAVDYRRRNLSIESQQQNVQRLKEYKTKLVIFPRKEGKPVKGDASPEELKLVKQLTGSVILPIPSVFKPEKARVPTEEERKHNAFVALRQARITAKLVGVREKKKKEAEDKDK